A stretch of DNA from Roseofilum capinflatum BLCC-M114:
TGAGGGTTCGCTCTGTGCGATCGCTTGAGGGCTGCGGTTGACCCAAGGACGAGATTTCGGCAACTGAGTTTTGGGTTGCACGGGTTCTTGAAGGGTTCGTTTGCGTCGAATTTTCATGATTGGGGAGGGCCAAGGTCGAGCCGTGTTCCCTATTATAGACTGATCTGAATCCGGGTTAGTGGGCGATCGCTATTCTATTTGAACCACAGAGGCACGGAGAAAGACAGAGGGGGTATAATTACGGGTTATCTGGAGGGCGCTGGGGAGGTTTGGGTTATGGTTGAAAAACGTAAGCTCAATAACAGTAAATATACGGTTGAAAGAGTATTAGGATCGGGGCGTTTTTCCCAAACTCTGTTAGCCTATCATACGGCAGGCGATCGTAAAGATGAACGTTTGGTGATTAAAACATTGCGGATGTTTGACAAAAATCGAACGCCAAAATCGTCAGAGGAAATTAAAAAACTAAATGATAAATTACATCGAGAAGCGACCAAGTTAAGCAAATGCGATCATCCCCATGTGGTGCAATTGATTGACGAAGAATTTACAGAAACCGATAGTTTTAGGAATGAATGGGTTTGTCTGCCTCTGGAATATATTTGCGGCGTGAGTTTAGAAAAGTTAAACCAGCGAGTTTTACCCGAAAAAGAAGCCCTGCGCTATATTCGCCAAATTGGAGAAGCCTTAATCGCTGTCCATAAAAAAGGGTTAGTGCATTTAGATGTTAAACCGGATAATATTTTAGTCCGGCAAAAAACAGATGAAGCCGTGTTAATTGGCTTTGATTTTTCTAGAGCGCCGTCCCATGGGTTAAGTGAAGAAACTCAAAAATTTGCCTCTGATGGATTTGCGGCGCTGGAGTGGTATCTAACAGAAGATAAAGAGTTAGCAGAATTGGGGCCCTGGAGCGATGTTTATAGTTTAGCCGCCCTATTCTATTGGTTATTAACGGGTGTAGTTCCCCCTAGCGCAAAAGACCGACATGAAGGGACAAAACCATTAAAATCCCTGGCAGACTTTGATCAAGAGATTTCCAACCGGGTTAAAAATGCCATTGAAAAAGGCATGGCAATTAAGCGAAATGATCGACCGCAAACCGTGAAAGCATGGTTGAATCTATTGGGGGGATATCGGTTCAATTTCGATTGGTTTGAAGAGCGTCATGTTCCCAAGTGGACAGCACTGGGGGCATTAGCTGCGGTTGCCGGGGTTTTTGTCGGTATCTATTTTGGGTTTATGAGCTTGAAAAACTCGACTCCATCCCCTCAAATAGAACCCACACCTTCAGAGGAGGAAACAGTTGAGAATCAGGGTTAAGTTGCCCTCATCCCCCAGCCCCTTCTCCCACGGGAGAAGGGGAGAAATAAGTCCCTCTCCCGTGGGAGAGGGATAACTGCCCCTCATCCCCCTGCCCCCTTCTCCCGCAGGCGCTGTCCTGCTTGCCCTGAGCGTAGCCGAAGGGAGCGAAGCCGAAGGGAGAAGGGGGAAAAGTCCCTCTCCCGTGGGAGAGGGATATAGGGAGAGGGCAAAATCTACCGATTAATTAACAGCAAATCCTGTGTAAGGACGCATCAAAGGTTCGCGAAAGGCTAAAACAATATCGGATTTAGGCACACCTTTTTCCACCAGTTCATTGGCAATACCAATTTCTGTCCCGTCATGGTGTATCCAAATTTTATCCTGTCTAATCGATAAGTGTAAGAGACATCCATACTGAGGTCGGCGGT
This window harbors:
- a CDS encoding serine/threonine protein kinase, translated to MVEKRKLNNSKYTVERVLGSGRFSQTLLAYHTAGDRKDERLVIKTLRMFDKNRTPKSSEEIKKLNDKLHREATKLSKCDHPHVVQLIDEEFTETDSFRNEWVCLPLEYICGVSLEKLNQRVLPEKEALRYIRQIGEALIAVHKKGLVHLDVKPDNILVRQKTDEAVLIGFDFSRAPSHGLSEETQKFASDGFAALEWYLTEDKELAELGPWSDVYSLAALFYWLLTGVVPPSAKDRHEGTKPLKSLADFDQEISNRVKNAIEKGMAIKRNDRPQTVKAWLNLLGGYRFNFDWFEERHVPKWTALGALAAVAGVFVGIYFGFMSLKNSTPSPQIEPTPSEEETVENQG
- a CDS encoding XisI protein, with translation MEKIERYRSYIQELLTEHAKPFKSEGEAQTELVFDLQRDHYQVVNTGWENRRPQYGCLLHLSIRQDKIWIHHDGTEIGIANELVEKGVPKSDIVLAFREPLMRPYTGFAVN